One Bacteroidota bacterium genomic window carries:
- a CDS encoding SDR family oxidoreductase produces MDLQIKDKYYIVCGATSGFGLAITKLLIAEGAKVLAIARQEEKLIELNDAFADSIDVLAGDITQSTTIEKLLRQSANKTISGVVVNAGGPPAMKFVETKLTDWDEAYHKILRWKVELTQAFLPILLKNGFGRMLYIESASVKQPLENLVLSTSMRLSVVGFVKTLSQEMPDKGVTFNVLAPGYHYTPAVERLIDKKAKDENISKKQARLLLEERIPMHKTGSTEHFASLAAWLLSPLSDYITGQVYAVDGGVIRGVF; encoded by the coding sequence ATGGATTTACAAATAAAAGACAAATATTACATTGTATGTGGTGCTACCAGCGGTTTCGGTTTGGCCATTACAAAGTTGTTAATTGCCGAAGGTGCAAAAGTATTGGCTATCGCAAGGCAAGAGGAAAAGCTGATTGAATTGAATGATGCTTTTGCAGATTCAATCGATGTTTTAGCCGGCGACATTACTCAAAGCACTACCATTGAAAAACTCTTAAGACAGAGCGCTAACAAAACTATATCCGGTGTGGTAGTCAATGCGGGAGGACCGCCAGCCATGAAATTTGTCGAAACCAAACTCACCGATTGGGACGAAGCCTACCATAAAATTCTACGCTGGAAAGTGGAGCTTACACAGGCTTTTTTGCCCATTCTCCTAAAAAATGGTTTTGGACGCATGCTTTACATCGAAAGCGCTTCGGTAAAACAGCCGCTCGAGAACCTGGTATTGAGCACCTCCATGCGCCTTTCGGTGGTTGGATTTGTGAAAACCCTCTCTCAGGAAATGCCTGATAAAGGAGTTACATTCAATGTGCTGGCTCCGGGCTACCATTATACTCCTGCCGTAGAACGTCTCATTGATAAGAAAGCCAAAGACGAAAATATTTCGAAAAAACAGGCACGTTTGCTGCTTGAAGAACGGATTCCCATGCACAAAACGGGTTCTACTGAGCATTTTGCCTCCCTGGCGGCCTGGCTGCTTTCGCCTTTATCTGACTATATCACCGGGCAGGTGTATGCGGTCGATGGGGGTGTAATCAGAGGTGTCTTTTAA
- a CDS encoding 2,3-bisphosphoglycerate-independent phosphoglycerate mutase, with protein sequence MNKAILMILDGWGNGNHGKGDIVYQANTPNIDKLMKNYPTSQLLTSGENVGLPDGQMGNSEVGHLNIGAGRVVYQDLVRINKEIKENTIASNPVLVEAYQYAQKNNKSVHFIGLIGPGGVHAMSHHLFKLADLTADYGLEKVYVHCLTDGRDTDPRSGLGYMTEVVNHLKHSKVKIASLIGRYFSMDRDKRWERVKLGYDLMVYGTGTPSTDVIKSIEDSYAEGVTDEFIKPLVMVDEKGKPLATIQEGDVVICFNFRTDRLRQITTVLTQKNMPEHGMKTIPLHYVTMCTYDESFKGVNVIFEKDNVENTIGEVVSKAGLKQIRIAETEKYAHVTFFMNGGREEEFPGEKRILIQSPKVATYDLQPEMSAPEVRDAIVAELNKGEVDFVALNFANGDMVGHTGVYEAIKKAIETVDQCVGAVVEAAQKGGYTAMIIADHGNADNALNEDGSPNTAHSLNPVPCILVNNHYKTIKSGILADVAPTLLTIMGLPIPKEMTGKVLV encoded by the coding sequence ATGAACAAAGCAATATTGATGATCCTCGACGGATGGGGAAATGGTAACCATGGTAAAGGCGACATTGTATACCAGGCTAATACTCCCAACATCGACAAACTGATGAAAAATTACCCCACCTCACAATTGCTCACTTCGGGCGAAAATGTGGGTTTGCCCGATGGACAAATGGGAAACTCCGAAGTGGGGCACCTGAACATTGGTGCCGGACGTGTAGTTTACCAGGATCTGGTTCGCATTAACAAAGAGATTAAAGAAAATACCATTGCCTCTAACCCTGTTTTGGTAGAAGCCTATCAATATGCTCAAAAGAATAACAAATCGGTTCACTTTATCGGACTAATAGGCCCTGGCGGTGTGCATGCCATGAGCCATCATCTTTTTAAACTGGCCGATTTAACAGCCGATTATGGCCTTGAAAAAGTATATGTGCATTGCCTCACCGATGGCCGCGATACCGATCCCAGGAGCGGATTGGGTTATATGACTGAAGTGGTGAATCATCTTAAACATTCGAAGGTAAAAATTGCCTCGCTCATTGGCCGCTATTTTTCGATGGACCGCGACAAACGCTGGGAGCGCGTGAAACTGGGTTACGACCTGATGGTGTATGGAACGGGAACTCCTTCTACCGATGTGATTAAGTCAATTGAAGATTCTTATGCTGAAGGTGTTACCGACGAATTTATCAAACCCCTTGTGATGGTCGATGAAAAGGGTAAGCCTCTGGCCACCATTCAGGAAGGTGATGTAGTAATCTGCTTTAATTTCCGTACCGACCGCTTGCGCCAGATTACCACCGTGCTGACACAAAAAAACATGCCCGAACACGGAATGAAAACCATACCGCTGCATTATGTCACCATGTGCACCTACGACGAGAGTTTTAAAGGGGTGAACGTGATTTTTGAAAAAGACAATGTAGAAAATACAATTGGTGAAGTAGTGTCGAAAGCCGGGCTGAAACAAATACGTATTGCCGAAACCGAAAAATATGCCCACGTTACCTTTTTTATGAACGGGGGCCGCGAGGAAGAATTCCCCGGTGAAAAACGAATTTTAATTCAATCGCCCAAAGTTGCCACTTACGACCTGCAACCTGAGATGAGTGCCCCGGAAGTGCGTGACGCGATTGTAGCTGAACTAAACAAAGGTGAAGTGGATTTTGTGGCCCTGAACTTTGCCAATGGCGACATGGTTGGACATACCGGTGTGTATGAGGCCATAAAAAAAGCAATTGAAACAGTAGACCAATGCGTTGGAGCGGTTGTAGAAGCGGCCCAAAAAGGTGGTTATACCGCCATGATTATAGCCGACCACGGCAATGCCGACAATGCCCTAAACGAAGATGGATCGCCCAATACAGCGCACTCGTTAAACCCTGTGCCATGTATCCTGGTTAACAACCATTATAAAACAATAAAAAGTGGAATTCTGGCCGATGTGGCCCCTACCCTTTTAACCATAATGGGGCTTCCCATTCCGAAAGAGATGACAGGAAAGGTGTTGGTATAA
- a CDS encoding glycoside hydrolase family 65 protein, producing the protein MRTIFLFTLLVLRMIGTSQELTEGWTLMAKNRQPYYAPTLANGMIGITPASIPLQLNYVLHNGVYDCYGRGEGVTNIVMGINSGEIEILTGNYALSQVPDTMIHNWEQVLDMKNATLITRFDFGNLYRVEYHQLALRHLPFTFFTQVKLTALRSLENLQISNTFSSSESAELTEVVFDKIKHISLYSAKARSPLGKINLAASNAFFTDQGIEVAEIKQSDSSFSKFGFTTNLTKGEEIRFSLLSSVTSSVGHPDPFNEAKRLTLFAYLAGQEKLVQLHQQEWHQLWQSDIFIEGDVNAQRDVRFAIYNLYSSIRSESGLSIPPMGLSSNGYNGHIFWDAELWMFPPLLLLQPEMAKSMLDYRIHRLEIARQNAQSHGYKGAMFPWESAFEGTEETPVWALTGPFEHHVTADVGIAFWNYFLVTSDTVWLREKGFLVLKEVADFWISRAEVNDKGEYEIRNVVCADEYAENVDNNSFTNGAAKIVLEAAYKAAEILNYPSNSQWVEIANKLVIPTFADGTTREHATYKGELIKQADANLLSYPLGLVSDPVIMKKDLDYYSERVDMGPAMTHSIFSVIANRLGQCDQAYRYFLLGYTENQRPPFGVLAECQSCDNPYFVTGAGGMLQAVMNGFGGMEITDQGIVQKTSCLPKDWKSITITGVGPEKVTFRVLNQKQ; encoded by the coding sequence ATGCGCACAATTTTTCTGTTTACACTTCTTGTTCTTCGAATGATTGGCACATCACAGGAGCTTACTGAAGGCTGGACATTAATGGCCAAAAATCGTCAGCCCTATTATGCACCTACCCTTGCTAATGGAATGATTGGAATTACTCCTGCTTCAATTCCGCTTCAGCTGAATTATGTATTGCATAATGGAGTATACGATTGTTATGGAAGGGGCGAAGGGGTTACCAATATTGTCATGGGAATTAATTCGGGCGAAATTGAAATTTTAACCGGTAATTATGCTTTGTCGCAGGTGCCTGATACCATGATTCATAATTGGGAGCAGGTGTTGGACATGAAAAATGCCACGCTTATTACTCGTTTTGATTTTGGAAATCTTTATCGGGTAGAATACCATCAACTGGCTCTCAGACATCTTCCCTTTACTTTTTTCACACAGGTAAAACTTACTGCTCTAAGAAGCCTGGAGAATTTGCAAATAAGCAATACTTTTTCATCTTCTGAATCGGCCGAACTTACAGAAGTTGTTTTCGATAAAATAAAGCACATTTCACTTTATTCGGCTAAAGCCAGGTCTCCGTTGGGCAAGATTAATTTGGCTGCTTCGAATGCATTTTTCACTGATCAGGGTATTGAGGTAGCAGAAATAAAACAAAGCGATTCGTCCTTTTCCAAATTTGGATTTACCACAAACCTTACTAAGGGGGAAGAAATCAGGTTTAGCTTACTGAGCTCAGTTACATCTTCGGTGGGGCACCCTGATCCGTTTAACGAGGCAAAAAGGCTTACCCTGTTTGCCTATCTGGCAGGGCAGGAAAAATTGGTCCAACTCCATCAACAGGAGTGGCATCAGCTTTGGCAGAGCGATATTTTTATCGAAGGCGATGTCAATGCCCAAAGAGATGTGCGGTTTGCAATCTATAACCTTTATTCCTCCATCAGGTCAGAATCGGGATTAAGTATACCTCCGATGGGATTGTCGTCGAATGGTTATAATGGGCATATTTTCTGGGATGCAGAGTTATGGATGTTTCCGCCACTGCTGCTTCTGCAACCGGAAATGGCAAAATCTATGCTCGACTATCGAATCCATCGTTTGGAAATAGCCAGGCAAAATGCTCAAAGTCATGGTTACAAAGGAGCTATGTTTCCCTGGGAATCGGCCTTTGAAGGTACCGAGGAAACACCGGTTTGGGCGCTCACCGGTCCATTCGAACACCACGTAACTGCCGATGTGGGCATAGCGTTTTGGAATTATTTCCTGGTTACCTCAGACACAGTCTGGCTAAGAGAGAAAGGTTTTTTGGTGTTGAAGGAAGTGGCCGATTTTTGGATTAGCCGTGCAGAGGTGAATGATAAGGGTGAATATGAAATACGAAATGTGGTTTGTGCTGATGAGTATGCCGAAAATGTCGACAACAACTCCTTCACAAATGGTGCAGCAAAAATTGTCCTCGAAGCAGCGTATAAAGCTGCTGAGATTTTAAATTATCCCTCCAACAGTCAATGGGTAGAAATTGCTAATAAGCTTGTAATACCCACCTTTGCCGATGGCACTACAAGGGAACACGCTACTTACAAAGGTGAGCTGATTAAACAGGCCGATGCCAATCTTTTAAGTTATCCCTTAGGACTGGTATCGGACCCGGTGATTATGAAAAAGGACCTTGATTATTATTCAGAGAGGGTAGACATGGGTCCTGCCATGACGCACAGTATATTTTCGGTGATTGCTAACCGATTGGGTCAATGCGATCAGGCTTATCGATATTTTCTGTTGGGTTATACCGAAAACCAGCGACCTCCTTTTGGAGTGCTTGCCGAATGCCAAAGCTGCGATAACCCTTATTTTGTTACCGGAGCAGGCGGCATGCTTCAAGCAGTTATGAATGGTTTTGGTGGTATGGAAATTACTGACCAAGGTATTGTTCAGAAAACCTCTTGTTTACCAAAAGATTGGAAATCGATTACCATTACTGGTGTAGGCCCTGAAAAAGTTACTTTCAGAGTGCTAAACCAAAAACAATAG